A stretch of Natronococcus sp. CG52 DNA encodes these proteins:
- a CDS encoding DNA polymerase V family protein yields the protein MDRRTVLASTGITFSAALAGCSELEDDAEEKDGDDLDDQKNDQDDGADDFSEDDDLGGDDSADDQEDQESEDPDQDDEQSDEEEEYEIQEEDEQDQDEEQDEDTEEDDSNDEPEERPDVILPEEAEAHLDVRNHDLESSGDGCEFYVELERTSSEDEYHVFFDTEITLYSDDGETIAEKSGPSMSRDDPGEGESRVYSISFDDCDGADQYTFQVANFGAILSADAMEADVDIHPQLEEKLEIDHEFSWVDEPGSGRCRINISARNVTQDSVISATANSNDIDRGLTNLEPGKSDSKEIEGSCTEDIERYMVQIGTEDYKIDDAEVVNDHNEEIDAEGEVTLSEEAEEHLEVRDHALVWRDADRTEVEVRIELEKTSADKYHFSFRSGTTVYDDDGETITGNPRLGPSGREQLDEGEIRMYSVGIDPEGVEEAAGYRVRISNFNAYVHVDDLEPDFDLDAELEEKLEVTDASIGFGDSDYAPIYDSKRCGKSATVENITEDYRLTVRGPDGEFHTAVELEPGETADFWNTGGQCAPADLTYGFRIYAEEVEEIDDADDA from the coding sequence ATGGATAGAAGAACGGTATTAGCGAGTACTGGTATTACATTCTCTGCTGCGCTCGCTGGCTGTTCCGAGCTCGAGGACGACGCTGAAGAGAAAGATGGCGACGACCTCGATGATCAGAAGAACGACCAAGATGACGGTGCCGACGATTTCAGTGAGGACGACGATCTCGGTGGGGACGATAGCGCCGACGATCAGGAGGACCAGGAAAGCGAGGATCCCGATCAGGATGACGAGCAGTCGGACGAAGAAGAGGAGTACGAGATCCAAGAGGAGGACGAACAGGATCAAGACGAGGAGCAGGACGAGGACACTGAAGAGGACGATTCTAACGACGAACCGGAAGAGCGACCCGATGTGATCCTTCCTGAGGAAGCTGAAGCGCATCTGGACGTCCGAAATCACGATCTCGAATCGAGTGGGGATGGGTGCGAGTTTTACGTGGAACTCGAGCGAACCAGCAGCGAAGACGAGTACCACGTCTTCTTCGATACCGAGATAACGCTCTACTCTGACGACGGTGAGACGATCGCAGAGAAATCAGGCCCGAGTATGAGTAGGGATGATCCCGGAGAGGGCGAGAGCCGAGTCTACTCGATCAGTTTCGATGACTGCGATGGGGCCGATCAGTATACGTTCCAGGTTGCGAATTTCGGCGCCATCCTATCGGCCGACGCGATGGAGGCTGATGTCGACATCCATCCCCAGCTCGAGGAGAAGCTCGAGATCGATCACGAGTTCAGCTGGGTGGATGAACCTGGTAGTGGTCGATGTCGAATCAATATAAGTGCCCGAAACGTTACCCAGGATTCCGTCATCAGTGCCACCGCAAATAGCAATGATATCGATCGCGGATTAACCAACCTCGAGCCAGGTAAAAGTGATAGCAAGGAGATTGAGGGGTCCTGTACCGAGGACATCGAACGATATATGGTTCAGATCGGAACGGAAGACTACAAGATCGATGACGCCGAAGTTGTCAACGATCACAACGAGGAGATCGATGCAGAAGGCGAAGTGACCCTCTCCGAAGAAGCCGAAGAGCATCTGGAGGTTCGAGACCACGCCCTCGTCTGGCGTGACGCAGACCGAACCGAGGTTGAGGTTCGCATTGAACTTGAGAAAACCAGCGCCGATAAGTATCACTTCTCCTTTAGGTCCGGTACAACCGTCTATGACGACGACGGTGAGACGATCACTGGGAATCCACGCCTTGGTCCGAGTGGACGTGAGCAACTCGACGAAGGCGAGATCCGAATGTACTCAGTCGGTATAGATCCTGAGGGGGTTGAGGAAGCAGCTGGGTACAGGGTCCGAATTTCAAATTTCAACGCGTACGTGCATGTCGATGACTTAGAGCCCGACTTCGACCTCGACGCTGAGCTCGAAGAGAAACTCGAGGTCACGGACGCTTCGATCGGGTTTGGAGATAGCGACTACGCTCCGATCTACGATAGTAAACGCTGCGGTAAGTCCGCAACGGTGGAAAACATCACTGAGGACTATCGGCTCACCGTTAGAGGGCCGGACGGTGAGTTCCACACCGCGGTCGAGCTCGAGCCGGGTGAAACAGCTGACTTTTGGAACACAGGTGGCCAATGCGCTCCTGCCGACCTTACGTACGGTTTCCGTATCTATGCGGAGGAAGTCGAAGAGATCGACGACGCTGACGACGCATAG
- the pyrI gene encoding aspartate carbamoyltransferase regulatory subunit has translation MSDDDHELRVSKIRSGTVIDHVPGGQALNVLAILGIDGSKGEEISVGMNVPSDRLARKDIVKVEGRELSQDEVDVLSLIAPDATINIVRDYDVVEKHRVDRPEVVEGVLSCPNAGCISTGDEPVSSTFDVFDDAVRCSYCGTIVREEIASLIDT, from the coding sequence ATGAGTGACGACGACCACGAACTGCGCGTCAGCAAGATCCGGAGCGGAACCGTCATCGACCACGTTCCCGGTGGCCAGGCGTTGAACGTCCTCGCGATCCTCGGCATCGACGGCAGCAAGGGCGAGGAGATCTCCGTCGGGATGAACGTCCCGTCGGATCGACTCGCGCGCAAGGATATCGTGAAAGTCGAGGGCCGAGAGCTGAGCCAGGACGAGGTCGACGTCCTCTCGCTGATCGCACCCGACGCGACGATCAACATCGTCCGGGACTACGACGTCGTCGAGAAACACCGCGTCGATCGCCCCGAAGTCGTCGAGGGCGTGCTCTCCTGTCCCAACGCGGGCTGTATCTCGACGGGCGACGAACCGGTCAGTTCGACGTTCGACGTGTTCGACGACGCCGTCCGCTGTTCGTACTGCGGGACGATCGTCCGCGAAGAGATCGCGTCGCTGATCGACACCTGA
- a CDS encoding enoyl-CoA hydratase/isomerase family protein yields the protein MHVDSEDGVLEIRFDRPSVLNAITREIATELAETVESADPEEYHAITITGEGDAFSAGGDIEAMTEEPAAPRESYAEVTETFGRVVEAMLECPVPIVAKVNGDAVGAGLAIVTLSDIAYAAEDVTFSCAFVRVGLIPDTGGTFMLPHIIGLRAAKKLAFTGEFFDAGRAADLDLVNETVPADELDDRVRDTVDRLGRRPTDVIGMTKQALHENMGRHWNEALDYENVLQVQARSSDSHEEGVAAFLEGRDPEFNE from the coding sequence ATGCACGTCGACAGCGAGGACGGCGTTCTCGAAATCAGGTTCGATCGACCGAGCGTACTCAACGCGATCACCCGAGAGATCGCCACCGAGCTAGCCGAGACGGTCGAGAGCGCCGATCCCGAGGAGTACCACGCGATCACGATCACCGGCGAGGGAGACGCCTTCAGCGCCGGCGGTGACATCGAAGCGATGACCGAAGAGCCCGCCGCGCCCCGGGAGTCTTACGCGGAGGTCACCGAGACGTTCGGCCGCGTCGTCGAGGCGATGCTCGAGTGCCCCGTTCCGATCGTCGCGAAGGTAAACGGCGACGCCGTCGGTGCGGGGCTGGCGATCGTCACGCTCTCGGATATCGCCTACGCGGCCGAGGACGTCACGTTCTCCTGTGCGTTCGTCAGGGTCGGTCTCATCCCGGATACCGGCGGGACGTTCATGCTCCCCCACATTATCGGCCTGCGAGCGGCGAAGAAACTCGCGTTCACCGGTGAGTTCTTCGACGCCGGGCGGGCGGCCGACCTGGACCTGGTCAACGAGACCGTTCCCGCGGACGAACTGGACGACCGGGTGCGTGACACCGTCGACCGACTCGGTCGTCGGCCCACCGACGTTATCGGGATGACGAAACAGGCGCTCCACGAGAACATGGGCCGCCACTGGAACGAAGCGCTGGACTACGAGAACGTGCTCCAGGTCCAGGCGCGCTCCTCCGACTCCCACGAGGAGGGGGTCGCCGCGTTCCTCGAAGGACGGGATCCCGAGTTCAACGAGTGA
- the pyrB gene encoding aspartate carbamoyltransferase, translating to MRHDHVITSKQLSRSDIETVLDRAAEIRDDPTAVADRHAGALLGLLFFEPSTRTKMSFETAMKRLGGDVVDMGSVESSSVKKGETLADTVRVIEGYADALVLRHPKQGAATMASEFVDVPLLNAGDGAGQHPTQTLLDLYTIRENAGLEDLTIGIMGDLKYGRTVHSLAYALSNFDAHQHFISPESLRLPREVVYDLHQEQERAQVREHEALEEILPSLDVLYVTRIQRERFPDETEYQKIAGEYQIDVDTLEAASDDLTVMHPLPRVDEIAPEVDETEHAAYFEQAHNGVPVRMALLDLLLSDDEGETDE from the coding sequence ATGCGCCACGATCACGTCATCACGAGCAAACAACTCTCGCGGTCGGACATCGAGACCGTCCTCGACCGGGCGGCCGAGATCCGCGACGATCCCACGGCCGTCGCGGATCGTCACGCGGGGGCGTTGCTCGGCCTGCTCTTTTTCGAGCCGAGCACGCGGACGAAGATGAGCTTCGAGACCGCGATGAAGCGACTCGGCGGCGACGTCGTCGACATGGGGTCCGTCGAGTCATCGAGCGTGAAAAAGGGGGAGACGCTCGCCGACACGGTGCGAGTCATCGAGGGGTACGCCGACGCGCTCGTCCTCCGTCACCCGAAACAGGGTGCGGCGACGATGGCGAGCGAGTTCGTCGACGTCCCCCTGTTGAACGCCGGCGACGGGGCGGGACAGCATCCGACGCAGACCCTGCTCGACCTCTACACGATCCGGGAGAACGCCGGCCTCGAGGACCTGACGATCGGTATCATGGGCGACCTGAAGTACGGTCGGACCGTCCACTCGTTGGCGTACGCGCTCTCGAACTTCGACGCCCACCAGCACTTCATCAGCCCGGAGAGCCTTCGGCTCCCCCGCGAGGTCGTTTACGATCTCCACCAGGAACAGGAGCGGGCCCAGGTCCGCGAACACGAAGCGCTCGAGGAGATCCTGCCGTCGCTGGACGTGCTCTACGTCACTCGGATCCAGCGCGAGCGGTTCCCCGACGAGACGGAGTACCAGAAGATCGCCGGCGAGTACCAGATCGACGTCGACACGCTCGAGGCGGCGAGCGACGATCTCACTGTCATGCACCCGCTGCCGAGAGTCGACGAGATCGCGCCCGAAGTCGACGAGACCGAACACGCGGCCTACTTCGAACAGGCACACAACGGCGTTCCCGTCCGGATGGCACTGCTCGATCTGCTCCTCAGCGACGACGAGGGTGAGACCGATGAGTGA
- a CDS encoding helix-turn-helix domain-containing protein: protein MTSIADLEIPGDGTGLAELFEAAPSLTCEMERVIASSGHCLWLSGPSQAEIEEALSDASAVEEYSLISSDEDRWLFDIEFDPETVDVFELVLEEGGTVLSASASDGSWLLSVRVLDREDVSSLYDELVDRDITPTIVRLFDVADESHSQCGLTERQYETLVAAIDHGYFEIPREVSMQELSEELGISHQALSERLRRAYRALVTSELNVAEEEATAPPVPSD, encoded by the coding sequence ATGACATCGATCGCGGACCTCGAGATCCCGGGCGACGGAACCGGACTGGCGGAGTTGTTCGAAGCCGCTCCATCGCTCACGTGCGAGATGGAGCGTGTTATCGCCTCGAGCGGCCACTGCCTCTGGCTTTCCGGCCCATCCCAGGCCGAGATCGAGGAGGCGCTGTCGGACGCGTCCGCAGTCGAGGAGTACTCGCTGATAAGCAGCGACGAGGATCGCTGGCTGTTCGACATCGAGTTCGATCCGGAGACGGTCGACGTCTTCGAACTCGTCCTCGAGGAGGGCGGAACCGTCCTGAGCGCGTCGGCCTCGGACGGCTCCTGGCTGCTGAGCGTCCGGGTCCTCGATCGTGAGGACGTCAGTTCGCTCTACGACGAACTCGTCGATCGCGACATCACGCCGACGATCGTCCGCCTGTTCGACGTCGCGGACGAGTCTCACTCCCAGTGCGGACTCACCGAACGACAGTACGAGACGCTGGTCGCTGCGATCGACCACGGCTACTTCGAGATCCCGCGCGAGGTCTCGATGCAGGAGCTCTCCGAGGAACTCGGTATCTCCCACCAGGCCCTCTCGGAGCGACTCCGCCGGGCGTACCGCGCGCTGGTTACCTCCGAGCTCAACGTGGCCGAGGAGGAGGCGACCGCCCCGCCGGTTCCGTCGGACTAA
- a CDS encoding universal stress protein: MYDRILLPTDGGAPAEQALETALDLAEQYEAELHLLNVVDTTIFAGEVETGPVIEQFEQTGSATVETLVEEVCEQGHDRVAGRVVHGRPHSGILSYAEKNDIDLIVMGTHGRTGLDRYLLGSVTEKVVRLADVPVLTVRHGSE, translated from the coding sequence GTGTACGACCGCATCCTGCTCCCGACCGACGGCGGCGCACCCGCAGAGCAGGCGCTCGAGACCGCACTCGATCTCGCCGAGCAGTACGAGGCGGAGTTGCACCTGCTCAACGTCGTCGATACGACGATCTTCGCCGGCGAGGTCGAGACCGGGCCCGTCATCGAGCAGTTCGAGCAGACGGGATCGGCGACCGTCGAAACCCTCGTCGAAGAGGTCTGCGAGCAGGGACACGATCGAGTCGCCGGGAGAGTCGTTCACGGCCGTCCCCACAGCGGGATTCTCTCCTACGCCGAGAAGAACGACATCGATCTGATCGTGATGGGAACGCACGGACGGACGGGTCTCGACCGGTACCTGCTCGGGAGCGTAACGGAGAAGGTCGTCCGACTGGCGGACGTGCCGGTGTTGACGGTTCGTCACGGATCGGAGTAA